A genomic region of Carassius carassius chromosome 27, fCarCar2.1, whole genome shotgun sequence contains the following coding sequences:
- the LOC132107145 gene encoding transmembrane protein 200A, protein MIATGGVITGLAALKRQDSTRSQYHLPTQSPTSAPEKKCTKRKPRADVVVVRGKIRLYSASGFFLVLGVLILLAGIAMAVLGYWPHKDHQKAPESKLSVNNTQVGREQVGSIAQFLEQHLHSEKMKMLGPFTMGIGIFIFICANAILHENRDHETKIIHMRDMYSTVIDIHSLRIKEQKCTNGAYMGPYADTEIHSFGLDSQFASRLTANTLMSFSGLDGDVRFSHRTSSAEDDEGLMSEARGGLGLLSPTYRDRSEYIFGFHDEGIRRWEDKRGALKKCQTRSIVSSSISAFTLPVIKLNNCVIDEPDIDSIMEDLEPDRVHSRPPSMESLTVPVPYIAKAFKPPGGHLLRSNSATESPSPASSHSSLSPRSTSGRFLSPGAARKDFGSNNSLHMFSAHSKSLDLERGPTMLTVQPEQRKHPSWPRLDRSNSKGYTKLENKEDPMDRLIVPPVAVKKDYTKKEKLLMISRSHNNLSFEHDEFMSSSLKRGTSETRF, encoded by the coding sequence ATGATTGCAACAGGTGGGGTGATCACGGGGCTCGCTGCATTGAAAAGACAAGACTCCACCCGCTCTCAGTATCATCTGCCAACCCAGAGCCCCACCTCTGCACCTGAGAAGAAATGCACTAAGCGTAAACCCAGAGCTGATGTGGTGGTGGTGAGAGGGAAGATCAGACTGTATTCGGCCTCAGGATTCTTCCTGGTTTTGGGAGTGCTGATCCTCCTGGCAGGTATTGCAATGGCTGTTCTAGGATACTGGCCTCATAAGGACCACCAGAAGGCACCAGAAAGCAAGTTGTCTGTGAACAATACGCAGGTTGGCCGAGAGCAAGTGGGCTCCATTGCGCAATTCTTGGAGCAGCACCTGCATTCAGAGAAGATGAAAATGTTGGGTCCTTTCACAATGGGAATTGggatttttatctttatttgtgctaatGCCATCTTACACGAGAACAGGGATCATGAGACAAAGATCATCCACATGAGGGACATGTACTCGACTGTCATAGACATTCACAGCCTGCGGATTAAGGAGCAGAAGTGTACAAACGGGGCCTACATGGGTCCCTATGCGGACACAGAGATCCATTCCTTCGGTCTGGACAGTCAGTTTGCCTCACGGCTCACAGCAAACACACTAATGTCCTTCTCTGGTCTCGATGGGGACGTCCGATTCTCCCACAGGACCAGCTCAGCTGAGGATGATGAGGGTCTAATGAGTGAGGCCAGAGGCGGATTAGGCCTGTTGTCGCCTACCTACAGAGACCGCTCTGAATATATCTTTGGTTTCCACGATGAGGGTATTCGTCGGTGGGAGGACAAACGTGGCGCACTTAAGAAATGCCAAACACGCTCCATCGTTTCCTCTTCCATCAGCGCCTTCACACTGCCTGTCATCAAACTCAACAACTGCGTCATCGATGAGCCTGACATTGATAGCATCATGGAAGACTTAGAGCCGGACAGGGTCCACTCCAGACCTCCATCAATGGAATCTTTAACAGTCCCTGTTCCCTACATTGCCAAAGCTTTCAAGCCTCCGGGTGGCCACTTGCTCCGGAGCAACTCAGCCACTGAATCCCCGAGTCCTGCATCATCCCATTCTTCACTGTCTCCTAGATCCACCAGTGGTAGGTTCCTGTCCCCGGGAGCGGCACGTAAAGACTTCGGCTCCAATAACTCCCTCCACATGTTCTCAGCCCATTCTAAATCTCTGGATTTAGAGAGAGGGCCCACAATGCTGACTGTCCAGCCTGAACAGAGGAAACACCCGAGCTGGCCCAGATTGGACCGCAGTAATAGTAAAGGATACACCAAACTGGAGAACAAGGAGGACCCTATGGACAGGCTAATAGTCCCCCCGGTGGCCGTGAAAAAGGACTACACTAAAAAGGAGAAACTTCTTATGATCTCCAGGTCTCACAATAACTTGAGCTTCGAGCATGATGAGTTTATGAGCAGCAGTTTGAAGAGAGGCACCTCAGAGACTAGATTTTAA